The DNA sequence tgcagctttacggtaggaagccaattttgtgactttaccgttataaggacttccgttgtatagttactctgagtagcctttacgttttattttgttgttgacaatttaattcataagcttgtgtaatatataactctttggagcgagtgtatattcaCTTggggggttcagggcatcaatatgcgtgtaagttaagggaaaaagatttcaggtatttcgtattgatgactggacgttcacgcatatataattatggggttatatatatcgattttcatgtgtgtaaaatcaggggcgtgacaggcagtcccttccagactacagcccagttggcagtcccatccaaTGAGTCAcatggttggcagtcccttccagatgacatgaggtagttagtcggcagtcccgtctactacctgtggttagtcggcagtctcgtctactacatgtggctagttggcagtcccatctatccaccgcctcctattccgattggcagtcccttccgatgcgccatctaggtggcagtccctcctagatggcatgagatgactagacagcagtcctttctagtcatcaaacgagcctcatgaaaaggatgtttttataaggattgaggatgagatttcaagatgttcttgttacgtgattgagatttcagtaaagaggatgattaagagtgttttcaagattgttactgcatgcgagattttagagaataacttgggaaagcattaagttttacttatacatttgaaagtacttatttttcgtccactcactctgacggattttaaatgttttcccctgggcccttcggttttaaatgcccagtttgcaggccagtttagcttgaggtcgagcgtacttggggttgaggcatagttgtcatagtttccgcattataaaagcatcggtcatttatcttgttttctattctcttgtacgtctgtacattagattgctctgataacctatgagattaatattcttaaattcagaattgtttatggAATGAGAaatgtgagatgttgtgatatagggagcagggtgggtccaggagaataaggatggatgatttagaagtgtggatgtttttctacaggttttgggttgtccatttttaggggaagttctgtcaaattttttgtagaatttcttctaaagtgggccccgcagggcctcttcggatttcagggtgaaatccggggcgggtcctgtcagtatggctagcaagggttaggagcttgcggcagtttttgggAAAAGAAATTTCGGCTGTTAGGGTTTTTatctggctagggcttgggttagagtatcgtgctgataatgtgttgtagagaatttgataattgtattgtattaatctcaccatgaggtttatatagggttacatcatgtatacaaaaggctatacataatagctatactaatcaatcgcacattacaagtatgtcaatcgcatacattacgagtctgtcaatcgcatacattactaGTCtttcaatcgcatacattaagcaatacctattgcatgaatagtcattatcatttacaacaaaaCGATATTAACTAatcattcaaaatttcattttcaaaaaGTATGCGACTACATACTTGAATGGCCGAGCTTTAACTATTATTGTAAAAATTTTCAACCTAGGAGCTCCTCTCAATTAAATTGTTCTTTAAAAATTGTAATGAGTAAGTACAAGGGTATAAATGTATATTTTGATTATCGCATCTAGTAGTTTgacctttattattattatttttttgtcaacCATATTGATTATGAAACGtatacatttttatttatttatttatgaaatGTATACATTTCTATTTAACCAATGAAGAAATTAGACAATCCCAGTAGACACATCAAAATTTTGTCGATCTgagaaatcaaaaaaaaaaaaaaggtggatTAGACCTTGTCTGTCCAAATCATGTACATTATATATTAGTGGCCTCTCTAATTCTGGCACTCTAAGTCAGCCACTGGCAACTGCACTCTCACATGGCCAATCTCCATCTACTTGCGTAAAAAAATTTCAACCCTACATCCGATCTCAATTAAATTGCTCTTCAAAAATTGTCATGAACAGATATAGGGGTATAAATGTATATTCGGTTGATCACGTGGATCAAGATCAAAAGGAGGACGACAATGGCTAAAAAATATACCATATGCATATAAATCATGATCATCATTtcatcacatccaacggttggtttgaCCAATTTCTTTTTGTCGATCTTGTTGATTTTGAAATGTATACATTTCTATATAACTATTAAACAAATTAGACAATTTTAGTAGGCATATAAAAATGTTGTGCAATCCGAAAAATCGAAACATGAAAAAAACGATGGATCTTATTCATAAATTTCTCCTGTAGCTATGCACAAtgtgaaaaatttggccttgtACATCTTTATTCCGGCCTCAATCAACCCGGTCGATTCCTAACTTTACCTTTTGCCAAGATATCTTTGTCACTAAAAAGATCTTTGAAAAATTCGATATTTGAACCATTCGCAACCATAGACTCATATGAGTAATGTAGGAATCTAGTGGttgttttgacatttttcattatatatatgtatacttATCACACTACAGGAATAGAGCTTTTAAGATGTTAATTTAAGGCGTGCATTTTATTTATGGCATAATTTCAATGCTATGtggtaaaaaaatgaaatttttttctccctttttttcttgAGTGGTGAAAATATTTCTCCTTTAATAACGCACTAATATTTGATTCTTTTACCACATGCAGTCATCCTTAACTCCCCCCATGATTTTTGTTTTCCCGCTCCCTCAAACTAAGTTGATCAAAAACAAAATGGAGAAAAAGGAAAGAGAGTCAGTCTCAGAGATCTCCCCTAGGCCATGCATCTCTGTCACTCTTAGACAAATCCAATTTCTGattcgctctctttctctatCTCAATCTCTTTTCAGTTAGGTTTATATATAGAATGGTAGACATAAATAGATTGATTGAGTTAGTGAAGTTTGAACAGCTTCACTAATATGAAAACCAAGTGTTATTTAAAACGTGAACCAAAGCACTGATTAGCATAATGAGTTGTTGTTTAGTAATATATAATACTTGAAATGAAGCAGGTCCCAAACTTTCGTTCTAACAAGATGTTCCATCAATGGTACTTGCATCCAATTGTTAAGGTGCGTCTAATGAATTAGGTAGCCTGCAAAGAGATGAAATAAATCACAATTTTTTGGTTCTTATATTGAGAGGGTTGAAATTTTAGAGTGAGAAGCTCCTCCTTCTCTCTAAAACCTTCTCGCTCATCCCTGTCCTCAATACTATTCTAGAACCCCACCCCTTAGATCTAAACCCCCTCCATGCCCTCACAACTATTCCAGAATCTTATCTACTAGATCTTGTAAGCTAATGATATAGCTTATGTATAGAACTAGACATTGCACAAAGTTTTACTGATATGCAGATATAcatgtgtatatataattatgaaaattgataagAGTTTAAAATTACATGTGTACAAGCTATTATTCAATTCTGGTTATGGATAAGtttgtatttaaattcaaaatttgttgCAGTTGATAAGCAACGTTGATGGTTTGATACAACAGTTAAGCAAATGATAGTTTCTTTATGGATGAAACTGTCATACAAAGCCTCTATATGAATGTCAGACTTGTCCCTTCTGAAACACGTGTTCTTTCTCAAAAATTAGTCCCATTACTAAGAGAAAATCAAGGTGGATTCAGGAGAAGACTGTCATGGACAATGCAAGTGCATCATGTAAGTTTCTGAATTAGTGTTcttatgttcttgttttctgcAAATATAGGATTGATAGGATGTTTTGAATCCCGAGTTCAATTACACATTCTGGTAATCTGCAGTAGTTTATATACATGTTTTGATCTAGTACAGGTTCATATCATCTCTATTATGATTCGATATGTATTTTggttctaacaattggtatcagagcacctATATATAGATCAATCGCatattaaataattaaacaGTATTGAAATTATGTATTCTGGGGAATTAAACTGTGTTAATCCGCATTTAGACATGTATTGTGATTTACATATTCAAGACTAAATTGTTTAGATCTGTGACATCTTATGGTCCGTATATTACTTCGAAAGCACATGATCATCATATATACGTACATCTATTTATCTTTGACCAAATTTGGATAAGAGATTAACATATGAAAATATTGATAAAGTTACTGGTATAATGTCAAATACATTGtgtgctgtcaaagtggccataATGTATACCAGAAATGATTATTTGCATCAAACTAACATATATCTTAAATTCATGTATGCTGCCAAAGTAGCGTCATGTAAATGAGATAAGTGATACTAATGCTTTATCAATTATGATCACAGATTtatgaaacttaaaataaattTGCTGGACATTTCCAAAGTAATACAGTTTCAAACATTTGGTTATTAAATCTGGTATATATATTAAGTAGATGAATATTCATATATCAATAGAGATTTGTACACCACAAAAGTTGTCAGAGTCATGAAATTGATAAATTCATATTACTATATGTATACATTTCATTCAAGTTATGGGGTATTCAGTTTGTTCTGGTATTAagtttgtcacgcccctgatttttaacaaaattaaaaatcaatatataatctcatacttatatatgcacgatcgttcagccatcaatacaaaatacttgtaaacttttcccttttaacccaagtatacattgatgccctgaacccacaataatAACATATACTCGCCCTCCACAGAGTTATGTAATACAatagcttacgaattaaattgccacaagaaaataaaatgtaaatgctactcagagctcactacaaacggaagtcttaataacggtaaagtcacataaATGTCTtcctaccgttaagctgcaagcacgctatcTCAGCAtcagccatgattatcctgacctgcaacaataacccctacaccgttcgAATGGTGCActgggttgtcacacaacaaacccggcaagcttttgcaagcctgtatgagtaacttaaaacacacacgcacaactcacataacgaggaaacccatcaactcatAAAAAGGGACtcacaccctgttttcccaaaacagcacattcttttcccaaaagaaacaaatacaagtcaccccgtgacaaaatcatataaattgaaactctgacaatttacatgtgatacacaagtcctccccgaacatttaaaagaaagcatccctgaaactcccttttaaaaacatgtactcattgatgcggctgaaatagcctcacaatttaaccctgcaaaatgtagttgtcagtataggataagcagggatcgttcaatccggggattgtagggtacatctacacaaaaatgtcaattaacaaataaaagaataaaatggggggttttgaaatttggttcctaatctacttaaaataaaaacaaaacaaataaacctatatacaatgatcgacttccctaacctagaccaatactacttggaaattactaagtgtaaaaacagaaaatccatttcaacatgctacaaaaatgtgcccatctttaatgcctagataagagctcaaatgaaaagcctcagcggatcaatccatttatctgattcgctctaatgtaggcttggatcggaaaagtccttaccaagcctaatactattaattttcgaaaacactcagcgtaattctcttaactagtagtattatctaaccctcgaatcaactcacacgtgcaaattaaccattacacatagaatttaacacgtaatttccagaatcgtttaatcattaaagcatgatttttaccacccgttagaactaattactacttgtttaactcagcgtcttaacaaataacaattactcttggcaaattaagcaaacacacaagaactctcaccgttattctagcatgcaaacttatgaacctaactctgaaaattacctaaacacgtaaaagggcacaagattgtaacatacatcataaaagaattctcgaaattaactcaataataaactgaaaatctcaaaaatattaataaaaatattctgaaaattccgtgtctccaattacacaactcgcaaatcgaaacacacaaaaccgaaataaaaattgtaagtagagtcatagttacactttgaagctttcctcagcggcttagcaacacggtgatgaactcgtctctgctatggtggtggagcgtccttgactcagcgccttagagctttgtagattgatggatggatggtgtcacggtcttgtaggtgatggaagtttaaggagtgaattgggcagagtctcggaaaagtttttggccaagaagtgataggccaggaaatgatcttggccgggaagtgataggccaggaagtgatctttgctgggaagtgatgcaaattctattctggacgttgcctatttataggggagcattggttggcttttgtcgatcatacccttcatcattggacagATGGGATCGCatcgtaattcctttaattttccaactgaaacatctcctttaaggccttaattcctctcataatggggtcttttaacaagctgaaaaacatctttctcctttattctccagctgaaaacgtctttctcctttatttctcttcttcattgcttggtcaaatgtcttaaatgctttattttatggctccatcattgttgtttccaagagttccaccaggcaaggattcctacaacaagcaggagaatattagaattttctagagaaaataaagggaattaaaatgtaaagaccgcagaaatagtcgacagtgaggaatcctgatccagctaggatttttcatgaattttactttttcctcctatttcactccaaacactcaacaagactctcaaaatgacttaatgactcaaaacactaaactaagggagaaataaggctaaaatgaggcacataatcaataatatcatCACACTTTCTTGCTCCTAtcactcatgagcatcagatagctcccgctaccccccatgatgtagcaacaacaaatcagtccaacctagacacacaacacatcaacacaccctcaatcatacctatcgttaacctaacaaatagaatatgattcacaagtcctcccaggacattaaaagaaagaatccccgaaactctattttaaaaacatgtactcatgagcatcagatagctccccgctaccccccatgatgtaccaataacaaatcagtccaacctagacatacaacacatcaacacaccctcaatcatacctatcgataacctaacaaatagaatatgattcacaagtcttcccaggacatttaaaagaaagaatcctcaAAACTCTCCTTTAAAAACACATACTCATGAGTATCAGATAGCTCCTCGCTACCctccatgatgtaccaacaatggactagagctctaactgatagTATCCACTCATccagccaaaggcgtgaagtcccgatcgtCGGACAGATCACCACACGGTTCACTCCCAGGAACCccgaatcctcagacctccccaggtcgtcagatcaacattaagcaactcacacaaatcttgacacttcccAAACAAGAggaattcccaattcctaacacattgtctcccgaaaagtcaagcctcaagcaatagaatgaaacccatcaatctcTATTGCATAAATCACCCCTCTACCCATAAGAATATAcctatttcacgtaaatatatatacacacacgtggtcattcactcaggaatgccactaataccaacaatagtttgcagttaactaaataactctcaaaacaataaaggtattCCGTTCAGTATTGAATATTGTGAGaatactcacctcgaaactcccactgcgtcttcaatacagaacaaggcagccacaccacaaaacaaccgtccaaggatacctcgtcaagtacctaatcacatactgtttcacttagcaacaatccacaaacgatttaagtctgaaacccttgttttgaactaaaattcccaagtgactccaatcgaggcaaaaccacatcagactacccaatgtctccggaatacttctacgatcaatatgccaaaaccacaagtcgatcggaagctcgaatcctcacggatcgaataaatcgaccggtatgaaactgtaaaaatcataacaaatccatacgaactccaaaatttgcatattctatatcaaaatgcttgtatcaacgagtagaacatatataataccaaaaatagttccctacatggccggaaagccaccagaacgccgccacaggccaaaactcaatatttcataaaactcccaacatcaaagccgTTCATCTAAGcctgcttgtgaattttcataactagctcgaagtcaaaaaacaagcataaagggtcgaaaactacctcacaagctttggttTTTTactcaaactgagttgaaccgatttccacgtaaatcgatccaaacaaacaccatagattgATCAAGGAGCCTTCTctaaactcaaccaaggaagcatcaTGCCACGAAGTCGTCGGAGCTtcgttttccggtcgggtccaaAAACACCAACTGCGCCGCCTTGCTTCGCCTTACACTGTGGATATCGCCGCTAGAGaatgccacagagacgaccagacggaggagacgaactagatgaccaagtttcacggccagagatcACCGGAGCTACGAGCTCCAGCTGGGTCGGATCGCCGGGTTCGGGTGGGGTCAGACAGAAGATTTCGTCTCTGAAggagtttgagagagagaagagagaggaagagagtttTCAGAAAcggaaaccaaatgaaaatagtaagttgcccacttgggaaacttctatttataccaaaatggaaacttcttccaatggccataacttcctcatacaaactccgatttccgcgttccatatatccacgaactcgtatcgacgcgctctacaactttcatgaagaaagttgttagagaatccaaatgaataaaaagtcaacccttgcgccccccctaaaacgacgcttcctgaataattattcacccCAAAGACTTCCgatccatccacgagccacgaaaccgtccgatacccataatttaaattccagaaaatcctcgaaaaataaatacaaatttccaGGGCATCCCAAAGTTACACTAGTTTAATCTGGTTGATCAtttcacatgcagctatgcacTTTCCAAtgagtatcaatcaaattgagctTCTGAATGGCTCAAATTTCAAGAAATGGAAAGGTGATATAGAATTAGAACTGAATCTAGGAATATTAGATTATGATCATCTTTTGAAGGAGAACCCACCAGCAGCATTGACTGAAAGTTCTAGTAGAGAAGCAAGGGAAAAGCATGACAAATGGTACAAGCATGACAAGATGGCACTAATGAtgacactactagaaaaacccccCAATGCACACAGATGACATTCACACGGATATTCACACGGAGAGAAGTCTGTGTGAAAAACACTGTGATACACACAGATGTTCGTGTGAAAATTGTATTCACACAGTCATCCGTGTGAAATATATTCTAAAAGTGGGGGCCGCAAATATACACACAGATTTTCGTATGAATTAGAGTTCACACGGACAAAGATCCGTGTAAAttgtatttaaaaataaaataaaaataagttaattaattttttgtatGAATTAAGGTTCACACAGAcaaaaatccgtgtgaattgtgTTTCAAAATAAAACGAATATAAACtaattaaatataaattaataaacGTTTTTATATTTAGCATATTGTTCCCCACAAATATTTAATTTTACATAGACATCCGTATGAATTTTTGTTACACACAATAATCCGTGtgaatttttttcaattactctattcaaattttatttattcttcATTATCTCATTGGcatactctctctctgtctcacaGATCTGAAatctctctctcagatctcttcatcatcttctaacTTCTATCTTTCTCACAGGAACAGCTTGGTTATTAAGTTTATAAACTAGTTTGCCGGCAACAAACCTCGTCCAACATAATCACCGAAACCTTTAGGGGAAACCCTCATTTGCAGTCAATCGTTTCATTTCTCAGATGCCCAAGCCGTTGATTGCTGAGGTTAGTTCTCACACCTTTTTTATTTCCGGTATTGATTTCTAGGTTTTAGATATGAGTGGGTATTGATTTTAGTTTTCTTGGATTCCTTTGCAGATTTATGGTTTTTGCTCTGCTGGGTTTTGTTATCTGCTTCAATTTGTGTCAAAGAAAATGTCTTTTTTGTTGAAAAGCGATTCGGAATATCGATTGGAAGCGCAAGGAACAGATCGAGTGGAAGCGCTGTTATGGCAAGTACAAGCCCCTAAAGAAACCGAGGTCGGCGGAGGTTGAAGCCAAGCAAAAGGAGCTCCAGGTGGCTATCAAAAATGCAAGACAAAGAGGCTTGAATTGAAATGGTTTGAAGCATTTTCATTGCAGATTGTTCACTTGAATGCTTGTTATCTGTCTCTATTACTGTATCATCTATATCATTGGTTTTTGTACTTCCCTCCATGAAATAATTCAGGTAAGTATTGATAGACAAGCATTGATATTCATAAGAAAAAGCAGCTAGGGGTTTTCTCCTAGTGAGTATCggattctccttctttttctgtaTCTCAGCTTAATTGAGACAGAGAGGGCTATTCAAAAAGTTGAGACTTGGTTCAGGTATATTGCAACTTTCTTTCCTTGCaagtttgttctgttttgggTGTCCaatgtcatttttttttgtgtttcagAGACATCAATTGAGCAATAACTGAGGTAGAAGAAGCAGCCCCAATGGGTTAGTTCATTTTCATGCATTGCACTAAACTCTAGTAGTTTGTATTTACTTAAAGTCACCTGTATTCTTGTTTTTTGGGTTTGATAATTGTAGTTACAGTCCAAGTTCATGGGTTGGATAAAACCCCAAGCTCTGCTACTTCAgagcaagaagaaaaaggggCTGACTCGAACCATAATTATATGCAATCTAATTATCGCTTTGATTGCCTTATCCTTGGTCACCACTTATGTCTATTGGTCCAGAAGGTGAAATTACTGTTCAATCGTTACTTTGAATTTCTCCGTAATTCATTGAGATTGATAATTTCAACTACTGAAAATTGGTTGTGGTTACTAATTTAGGTCACTGGGTCTGACTTTTCTGCTGCAGAGGTAATTAGCCTTTCTTGTTGTGATAGTTGTGAGTAAATTTGTGCGGTTTGACTGAGTTTATTGATTTGTGTTCCCCAGAAAATGGATGCGTTTTCAAAGAAGGATGATCTTTCTGGTTATGCTGTAAGTCTCGTACCGCATTTGATCTTTATACTTGCGGTTTTTTTTGTGTGAAACTGCAACTTAGGCCACTAGATTTAAGATGTTGTGGCTTCTTTTCTTATGAATATCAATACTACATATTGATATGCTAATGTTTTTCTCTATCTTGCAGTTACTGCCCTTAATGGTGATGTATAACAGCTTAACCTGTAAGTCAAAACCAAGTGGTTGGAAATCAAGTGGCGGTGACCCTTGTGGTGATTCAAATTGATGGAAGTGTGCATATCAGTCTCAAATTTGTCTTGCAACAGATG is a window from the Rosa chinensis cultivar Old Blush chromosome 2, RchiOBHm-V2, whole genome shotgun sequence genome containing:
- the LOC121051816 gene encoding uncharacterized protein LOC121051816 isoform X1, yielding MVTVQVHGLDKTPSSATSEQEEKGADSNHNYMQSNYRFDCLILGHHLCLLVQKVTGSDFSAAEKMDAFSKKDDLSGYALLPLMVMYNSLTCKSKPSGWKSSGGDPCGDSN
- the LOC121051816 gene encoding uncharacterized protein LOC121051816 isoform X2 produces the protein MVQVHGLDKTPSSATSEQEEKGADSNHNYMQSNYRFDCLILGHHLCLLVQKVTGSDFSAAEKMDAFSKKDDLSGYALLPLMVMYNSLTCKSKPSGWKSSGGDPCGDSN